A genomic segment from Deinococcus sp. YIM 77859 encodes:
- a CDS encoding ABC transporter ATP-binding protein, with product MALLEVEQLSVNYGAIQAVRNLTLRVQEGEIVTLIGANGAGKTTTLRAISRLVRPREGRILFAGRDITRAAPDEVVRLGIAQSPEGRQVLARQSVQDNLELGAYTRRSGDEVRADIARMYERFPRLGERRHQLAGTLSGGEQQMLAIARALMSRPRLLLLDEPSLGLAPIIVREIFEIIGELNAQGVTILLVEQNARLAMGRSDRTYVLEAGQLTLEGDSTQLINDERVLHAYLGS from the coding sequence ATGGCACTGCTGGAAGTCGAACAGCTCAGCGTGAACTACGGCGCCATTCAGGCTGTGCGGAACCTCACGCTGCGGGTGCAGGAAGGCGAAATCGTCACCCTGATCGGGGCGAACGGGGCGGGCAAAACGACCACGCTGCGGGCGATCTCGCGGCTGGTGCGCCCGCGCGAGGGCCGAATTCTCTTTGCCGGGCGTGACATCACCCGGGCGGCACCCGACGAGGTGGTGCGGCTCGGCATCGCGCAGAGCCCGGAAGGCCGCCAGGTCCTCGCGCGCCAAAGCGTGCAGGACAACCTGGAACTGGGCGCCTACACCCGCCGGTCTGGGGACGAGGTGCGGGCGGACATCGCGCGGATGTACGAACGCTTTCCCCGGCTGGGCGAGCGCCGCCATCAGCTCGCGGGCACCCTCTCGGGGGGGGAACAGCAGATGCTCGCCATCGCCCGCGCTCTGATGAGCCGTCCGCGGCTGCTGCTGCTCGACGAACCCTCGCTGGGCCTGGCGCCCATCATCGTGCGGGAAATCTTCGAGATCATCGGGGAGCTGAACGCGCAGGGCGTCACCATCCTGCTCGTGGAGCAAAACGCCCGCCTCGCCATGGGGCGCAGCGACCGGACCTACGTGCTGGAAGCCGGGCAGCTCACCCTCGAGGGAGACAGCACCCAGCTTATCAATGACGAGCGGGTGCTCCACGCCTACCTGGGGAGCTGA